The genomic segment CGGGGCCCAGAAAACCTCGAGAGAGCTGCGTAGACCTTGAATCCCTTGGGCAAACCCTGACTGGGTTTCCCCAGACTGGGCCGGCCCAgccaagagattaaaaaaaaaaaaaaaaaaaaaagactaggtttgccttagaaaaagaataaaagttctCTGAGTATGTCCTCTAATAGATATTGGTAAAAGCATAATAAGTCCCCACTGAGTTGAAAGTGTCTGTGGAATGTATGGTCTTTACTTGACTTAGTATTTACCATGGTCTACACACTGTTCTTGGCAGTTTACAAATCTTCACTTTATCACAACAACCCTATCAGGTAAGCACAATCACCCCCCTTTGGCAAGTAGGAACACTGAGGCATTGGGCCCGAGTTACACGGACAGGGAGTAGCGGAGTCGGTTTGGCTCCAGCGTTTGGATGCCTCCTTTGTAATGGGTAGTTCCAGCCACAGCCCTGGTGTGTAAAAGCATAaaacccagccccctcccccagcaccaccCCCCACGCCCCAGCCGCCGGAAGTCAGCAGTCCTCTAAACTCCAGCCCTTGTCTGTCACTGATTAGCTATGTTCTCTTACGTCACTCCACCCCTGACCTGCCTCTTCAAAAGCTAAATAATGGGGTTAAGTTCTGTTCCTTCGCCCACAAACTGGTGCGTAGGCCCTCTGGGCGGTGCTGAGTGCCACGGATACAAAGAGGGGCGGGAGGCAGGCTTGAGGGAGTGTGGAATGTGGAGAGGGAGCCTCTGAGCCACAATTGTAGCAGAGGCCCCTCCCCCTCTGGCAGGTGTGGAATTTGAGCAGGAGGTGTGAAGAAAGGCTTCCCGGAGTAATTACGGGGGAAGGTAGGAATTagccaggcaggcaggggaggaggggctcCAGGCTGGGGAAACAGGATGTGAAAGCACCCcgtaaacaaagaaaacaaagggagTTCTAAGAGCTCGGTCAGAGCACCTCTGAGCATCTTCTACGAACGTCCATTTTCAGAGTTTACTTTTCCTCCTGGTGTGCCTATAAGCAGCTTTTATGAAGCCTCACAGAATGAGCTAACACAACAGCCTCTCATAGGAGGTGTTAGTCAATCCACACGTGTTTAAATGGTGAGCACCTACGTGCCCTACACAGGTGGAAGAGATGCCTAAAAGCCTTGCAGTTTAGAGTTCATCCAGTTCTGACATGGGGGCTAGTGGAGTGCAAAAGGCTTATTTGTCCATCTCCAATGAGATAGGCAGGCATCTGTGAAACAAAGAATGcacccccgacacacacacaccattatgttaacaccaatttttttttaattctgggaAGGTTCCAAGGTGTTCCATTCAGAATGGCAGAAGAACTAGGCTGAGATGGAAGAGGGTTAGGAGAGTTCCGTCATGGAGGAAGCAGGCTTCCCTTTGGAAAGGTCAGCTGAGTCCTCGGCTGCCCTCCAGCTCTCTTCTTCGGGCACCCCAGGGAGGCACCCCAGGGAGGCACCCCAGGGAGGAACcccagggaggaagggtgggggctGCAGCTTTGGCCCTTGTAGTTCACATCAGGCCTCCCGACAGGAACGACAGATTTAGTCAACAATGctcaaatattgaaaaaatagtgCGAGCATGGCGGAGGGGGTTTGGAGAGAGGTGGTAGAGAGGAGAGCCAGAAAGACGTGAGTCAGGGAAGAAGGGGGCAGAAGGGAAAAAGGGCAGGCCACGGAGAGACGGTCGCAAGATGTTGCTGCTGCTCCTCTGGGGGGCTGCCACCAGCAGGTGTCTGTAGGACGAGACACAGACGTCTGAGCCTTCTCAGGCCCGCTttctcccagcctcccccagaCTGCCACTcttcctccctcaccctccctggcTCCCAGCATCCTTAACCCCTCCGCATCCAGACCCGCCATATTGGAGATCCTGTATCAGAGGAGCTTGGGATTCTGAGGGAGACGGGGTGAGAGGGTGATCCCAAGCCCTGGCGGCAGGGAGAGAGGCGGTTCAGTGGCTCCAGGGTGTCCTAGCAAGTGAGTGGGAGAGCAGAGGGTTCGGGAGGACTGAGGAGCAgagagggctggggcaggaagacCACACAGAGGAGGAACTGGATGTCTAGGATGTTGAGGTGAAAACTGACCTCTCGTCTTGTTAAGTCCCTCTAAGGCAAGGACCCCTGCCTCTGAGTCGAAATCACGCACGGTACTGCCATGCTGTCTGGGGAGACCCAGACACCCCACACTACCACAGGTGAGTTCGTGTCATTGAGAGTGTATACAATGCCTCTTCAGGGGTACCCAGAAATGTCTCCAGCTCACCTACAGGTATTCATTCTTGCCAGGTGCAGCCTCTTGAAACCAGAATACCAAGGAGAGAGTTGCTTAGGGGGGAAGGTGAGAATGACTTATCAGATTTGGGGATCTGAAGATCTCTAACCTGCCTAGATCTCTCCAAGACCACCAGCATCAGAATTACTTAATGTGCTTCCTAACAGTACAGATCCCTGAGCCCCCTCTCCCCCTGGCCATTTATTAAATCAGAGACTAGGGAAGGGGAGCAGGGGGGTTATCCCTATTCTAACTAGCTCCCTAGATGACACTAATCAGACTAAAGACTGAGACTCTCTGCCCCTTACTCCTATCCTACTACCCAGTTTCCTACTGTCCTCTCTCCCAGCCTGTCCACTAAGCTAGATGTCACATTTCACTCCCTGCCACATCTCTGATGCCCATCTCTGTGGTTATGCCTTGTGGCCAGAGAAGGAACTCCCACCACCAATCCAGCCAGATGGGCCTGGGGTccaaaacactgatttttttctgtatgtgtggGTTGCCCACACTTCCAAGTGCCACCAAGAGGTGAGGTtcagggcttccccggtggcgcagtggttaagaaactgcctgtcaacacagggaacacgggttcaagccctggtctgggaagatcccacatgctgcagagcacctaagcctgtgcgccacaactactgagcctgcgctctagagcccacaatgcactactgagcccatgtgccgcaactactgaagcccgtgtgcttaaAGCTCGTACtctgagaagccaccgcactaagaagcctgtgcaccacaatgaagacccaacacagccaataaataaaataaataaaaatttaaaaaaaagaagtgaggttCCAATCAAATCCCTTTTCCCAGCTCTGCTGGTCAGTCTTAAACATCACCGGAAAAGGTAGGTACCATACACACAGTTTTTATTAAATTGTGTTtatttgggggaattccctggtggtccagtggttaggactccatgctttcactggccagggttcaatccctggtcagggaattaaaatcCCATAGGCTGCATGGtgcagcaacaaaataaaaaataaaaatttttaaattttaaaaaaattgggctTATTTGGGGTAACTTGGGGCACGCTGATGAAGTTTGGgtggggggggcttcctaggtggtgcagtggttaagaatccgcctgccaatgcagaggtcatgggttcgatcccagctccaggaagatcccatgtgacgcggagcaactaagcccgtgtgccaaaaaaaaaaaagtgtgggtgGGGGCTGAAAAACCCCCAAGCCATCCCTTGGTACCACCCCTGCCGAGTTTCCTGGGCCTCTATTTTCAGGAAGACTTCTGTGTTAGCCCAGTCCCCTCCTTTCCGCCCCCACCTTGTCATGGCCCATCCGTAGCCCCCGCTGCCTGCTGCACTCAGAAGACAGGCCCCTTGCTGGAACCATTGTCTACTGTGCCCAGCATCTCACCAGCCCCAGCCTCGGCCACAGTGATGTGGTCCTGGTGACTGCTGCGTGATgaataggaagaagaaaacagggtGGGGAGCGAGTGCAGGTCACTCAGCTTCCCATGAAGTGGAAGGACCTCCTCAGGATGGAATAGAAGGTGCCTCAAGCTCTAAGAAGAGCTGACGGGGCAAAGAGAGTGCGGGTCCATCCTGCTGTGGTCCCCTTCACTCTGCAGTCATTTGTCCTCGGACCACACTCCATGAACGGCTCCACGCCCTGGGTTTCTCTGGACAGCTCTTCAAGAAGTGGAGGGATTGCCCTTCAGGACCCAGCGGCAAATGAGAGGAATGAGGGCGAGGTCTCCCCACAACATCAGCCAGAGGGAACCACTGCTATCTCACCAGCTCCTTCCTTCCAACTCTCCCTCACCCTTCCAAAGTTTCCCTCTCCCCAGGTGCCTTCTCCCCTTTCTGTACTCAGAAAGGACTGTCTACAAAGCAACAAGTGACAAGGTGAGATGCATGGGGACAGCTGCTTCTCACCACAGCCTGGCCAAACAGTTTGGACTGCTATGGGTTTCACTGGGTGCTCCCTTGGAAGAAGAGGTAAGGATGAGAACACCTTGGGGTCATGGGAGGAAAAGGGAGTGGTCAAGTGGCACCAGCTACCAGCTACCGAGGGGCCCTTTGTCTTTACGCTGGGAGGCCTGACTACTCCAGGGCTGTATAATGACGGCTACCTACAATGGCGCCCAGCACACTCGGCTTGACCCAATCACTCTCACTGCCTTCAAAGTCTCAGCCTGGTACCACGTCAACCACAGCACTGCAGAGGAGCTGTTGTGGGGCCAGGTGAAAAATAAGGGAGAATTGCAGAGGGCACTCATGGCCCGAGTCAGCTTGGGGGACATGAGAGAGGCTGGAAGGGATTATCCGCTGCTAAAGTGTAATTAAAGCTGTAAGCATGGCTACTAGCTCTGAGGGATCTGGGGGCTTCGTCAGTTGTGAGGGCTCCTCTATCTTTCAAGCAGGCTCTGGCCTGGAATTTGGCCTGGTGACCACTTGTGGGAATGGCACCTCAGATTTCTTCTGTACTGGCAGGTGTGCGTGCTGGGGGTCTGCACAGCTGTCAGTGATCCTAGTGTCACTCTACCATCCCCCACACACAGCGAACTGGGCTGCCACTACCTGTACCTGGACAAGGGAAGCTGCTCCTCAGACCTCATGCTGGAAGGCTGCCGCAGGTACAGGCCCTTGGCCAACGGGGCAGGTAGATTAGAGAATGAGAGATAAAACCAAGTGAGCCTGGGGAAGAGTCTCCTCCTAATGTATCTGGACAAATACTATTCTACCTCTGCCCGGCCCTTCAGACTGAATGCTGGTAGGAGGAAAATGGATTCCCATCTGGGGCAGAGAATCCCCATGGGGAGATCTACCATCAGCAGAGTTGTTGCTTCCTTGCCAACCTCACTTCACAGCTGCTTCCTGGGGACAAGATCAGGCATCCCTCTCAGATCCCACACCTCAAGGAAGCAACCCCCCTGGCCACTGCTACTTACATAAATGCACGGAGAGGGGAGTGTACAAGGTGCAGGTGGAGGGATCACCCTGGGTCCCACGCCTTCCAGGAAAGGCTATTCAGGTGGGTatcagaagtggaatagctgtaGCACACTGTCAAAAAGTGTGGAAGTGCTCTTATGGTAGTACCATCCAACATGTTTtgatgtttattaaattttttattattattggagtatagtttttatagtacatttttaatttttattatttttatattttttggctgcgttgggtcttcattgctgcgtgtgggctttctctagttgcagcgcgctggaggctaccctttgttgcggtgcacgggtttctcactgcgatggcttctcttgctgcggagcatgggctctaagtgggcttcagtagctgtggctcgtgggctctagagcgcaggctcaatagttgtggcacagggacttagttgcttcacggtATGTGGGGTCCTCccgcaccagggattgaacccatgtcccctgcactggcaggcggattctcaaccactgcgcaaccagggaagtccatattgGAGTatgcttgatttacaatattatattagtttcaggtgcacaacatagtgattcaatactttttatagattataatccatttaaagttattataaaatattggctctataccttgtgctgtacaatataatCCCTGTAGCTTCTTAATTGATGTTCATCCATTTTTTACTAAGTACCCTACTGTGTCTATGACTCTGATTTAGAATGTACATTTTCCTTAGAAGGAGGCCTTGAGCAGGTAACTGAGGCTGTAACTATACCCTGCTACATATTTCCTTGCAGATACCTGGGAACAATGGTCACCTCTTCTGTCCCCAGGGTCAGCATGTTAGACTAATGAAGGTACCGATGCTATCAGTATTACTCACCTGCCTGTAAGTCTTTCGACTCAAGACCTGTTATTCCAGCTGTCTTTACGATTAGCTGCGCCCCCAGACCATTCCCTGGAGAAGGAATAGCATGAAGACCTGCCTGAAGCAGTACTACAGGCTCTGGTGAGCCCTGGTGGGTAGAGAAGGTTCAGGTTAAGGATTATACAGTGGGCCAAGGAGAATGCTCAAGTCCTTTACTTCACAGCCCTCCTCTGAAGACCTTCCGCTCATCCCACTCCCAAGCCTGCACCTATTTCATGAGATACACTCTTCCAGGGACTATACTTCCATTAACAGATCCAAATGTCCATTTGGGTGCTATTTCCACAGCCTCTTGATCAGCACTAGTCTGGTGTTCACTGTGTACATGTGGAAATCCCCTGGCTGCCAAGGGCCTCCAGTTGGTATGCTGCACAGGGCCCTGACCCTGACTCTCCAGAAGAAACCTAGGAGTATGTTGTGGAGGAGCCATCTTTACCATAGAATACAGCAGGTAAGATAACATTCCAAGGAGTTTTCAGATTCCTGGAATCCagatatttgaaattatattaagcACTTATTCACATGTATGCTGTCCTAGAGTTAGTATTTCAGAAAGTAAGGATCCCTGACTAACATGGTGCCTATCACTATGGGACACCTCTCCCCCCAACAATAATAGTTCACCTATCTCTAGGACATGGGACTCCTagtccccttttcttttttaatgaatttttttttctttcggctgtgctgtgcagcctgcaggatcttagcttCGTGACCATGGATCGGACCcgggaacccaggccccctgcagcggaagcccCAAGTCCTAATCACTGTACAGCCAGGGAATCCCCTGCCCCTGTCTTTTCTTAAGCACTACCCAGGCAACTTGCTTAAACACTATAGTCTAACTCTTCCCCTAAGCCATTTCCCTCACTGCCAAGTTAGGCCTCCTTCCAACAATCTGAGTTGCTGGCAGTCTTGGATCTTGGTCTTCTTTCTTTCAGGTTCTATACACCCTCTTATTAATTTCCGTTCAGCCTACTGTTGGGATGAAGAATGAGTCCTAGGTATTAAAATAGAGGTAGGGCACTTCACCTCCTAAGCCTGGGCATTATTCCAGGCCAAAGATTACCTCTGCATTCCTAGGTTTCTAGTTACTCGGACCATAATCCTTCCATGACCCATCTAGGTCTGTCCATGGGACTCTGCCTAGCGTGGCCTTATCCTGGTAAGTGTGCTGGGAACCGTGGCCTAACAAACAAGCTACAAGGTGGGACCTTCTGCCCCTGACCATTCACCAGATCTCCAAGGCGCAACAGGGGGCCCAGTTGGAGGAATAAGGCAGATGTGATATTACCCAGAGGATGACATGGGTTAGGGCAGAGATGATTTCTTAGGAGAAACTGGATGCAAAGTCAATCTACTGTCTACACGTTAAGTTCTACTTTTCTCAGAATGCCTCTTTCTCTGTATATCAACATTACACTAGCCTTGTGATCAAAAAAAGGTAGAGAACTATGgttctgaaaattatttattttgatacaaAAAATAAACCCTTCAATCTGTAAAGAATGTCACTTGTTTCCATATTGTTGCAAAGCAAACTTATAGAATAGGAACATCTGCTACCAACTCCAAGGATGtcacatacattttagaaaagtCATTGCGACTTGGATTCAGACAAACATCAGTGTGGAAGAAGTAGCTACCTCCGTCTGATTTTTCCATAATTTTACTAAATCATCACTAGGAAAGCCAGCAGTTGGGATATCACATAATTATGCCAGAATTTGCTAACAGTGGTGAAATCAGCCATCTGAATCCAGCTAAATTATAAAAACATGGCCTTTTAttgcccttctctcctgtttctggAGTACAAGGGCTCTATTTTACACCCCCATGGGCTGGCAGTAGGCTTGAGTTATAATGTgtagattcctttccattatagtcGCAAAAGAAGTCTTTAAATTCTTGAGGGTTTGACATCTCTTGGAAAGAAGTAAGCTGCGGGCAGTCTGCTGATCTGGATTTACTTATTTACACTAGAAGTCCAGTTGATAAGCTGTTGAAATCACCAGGCCTGTACTGGTCAGTGAGTTCAGTCAGCTGATAGGGACACCATCTCCAGACCTTTAAGTGATACATTCGCAGTTCTCACGGTAAAGTTGTGGCCTCGGCTCCATTAGCTCTtatcttctttgattttaatGTCTGTCAGTCTTTACCAGCTGTAGCAGCCACTGCTTGGTAAAACCTGGCCACGAAGTCTGGCTCACTGACCTCTAGCTGCCTGACAAATTCATTGCGCTCTTGCTCAGCCCAACCTCGAAACCACTGATCCCAAAGACGCAGCTGGCACTCAAAGATACAAGGTGGTCGATGTGCTCCAGACACACTAAGCTGCTCCAGACTTTCCAGCAGTGGCTGCAATTTTCCTGGTACTGCCTTAGCTACCAGGTCCTGTAGGAAACGTTCACGCTGAGGACCTGACCAGCTGGCAAACCAGTGAAGAATACACTTCATCTCCTGGGAAGTGATGTAAGacattgggggaggggaagagtcaGAAATACTGTCTGGTACTGAGGgtaagggagaagggaaggatagCGGCATCGAAGAGGAAGATGATTCCAGTGGCATCCTGAAACGTAAAAGCACTGTTATATACTCTCTGGATAGGGTAACCAAAATAAAGCTTCCCAACAACATGGAATCTTATCACACTTAATCAACATCtacaaagaaaattacttttcacCAATTTGGTTTACAGAAAAACAACAGGGTTCTTTATTTAGGTTATTATCTAACTACCTTAGACAAGGTACTCAAGAATAACTTCATTTCATATTTGCcaaccttcctctctctttttcaaacCCATTACCCTCCCCAACCACTGCCTCCCTCTATCATTCttataaagaatctaaaaataaagaagcatCCCTTGTTCATTTTTTCCTGCCTAATTCTATGTTCCAGGTtgagtacaggaaaaaaaaccaatgaTTAATATTGGTCCAACACATCTtccctaaaatggaaaaaaggtacacattttttaatttaccaagCAGCTGGTCAGGGTCTAGATGCTAATCATTCCAGAGCTATCAatagtaggggaaaaaaagggaaaaacatcaTATATGATGAAAGAGCCTTCTCTGCAATGCGCATGTAGCCTCTGAAATATGCCAAGAACTTCTTAAGTCCATTAGTATATTTCCTGTAAAGCACcaggaaaaattaaagagcagAGTTAGTGAGGGTGCCTTGTCCAAAATAAGGtaacaaagtaagaaaaacagAAGCCAAGTGTTCAGTACTGAAAAAACAGTCTAGTTGGTTTGTTTACTTAGGGATCTAACAAGTGTTATACTGCTGTAGATGTGTGACAATTTGTGTCTGAATAATTTTCCTTCATGTTTAATGCAATACCTATTGATGACTTGCCATTGAATCGCATCACTAACGCAAATAGAAGATCAGCCAACTTGAATAGTTTTCAAATCCCACTGTTTGTATCTCTAACAATGAAAGAAGGCTACTTGTTTACGACCTATTTTACTGTTTGTGTTTCTTCTGCCCTAAGTTGGAATATTTGTAGTGACAAAGAAAGGAACCCCGAAGCAATTAACATCAGTTCAGTACCAAAAGAGTCCAGGGAGGTTGCCTTTTCACAATGGCCCTACAAGAAGCAATTCCTCCTAAAGGAATTGTATTCTCTTATTCGGGGAAAGGGATAACTTTTCCCGAGTCTTGCGACACGGCTTCCACGGCAAGCTCAAGTACAATGATCACGAATTAGTTCACAGGCTGGATCGAAAGACACGGTGCTGCCACTTGCCATTTTGGAGGCCACAGAGCCTGGCATTCCGAGGTCCCAAAGAGCAACGTAGCCTTAGATGGGAGTGGCGGGGATTCGGAAGATGGGAGGCGGCAGCTGTTCCCGTAGGGAAGCGGGAGGCTGGCCCTATTAAGGGTAGCCCGTAAACACTGAGTCTGACCCGGCCCAGGGAGGTACTTCTACCCCGCTTACCTCCCCTTTCCTCTCACAGGGCACCCGGAGACCGTCACAAGAGTGCTCAGACTCCAACCATCGCCGCCGTTTCCATGTTTCCTGAAAACCCTAAGGAGGTCCAGCCCGGCATCCCACGCACTTCCGGTGTCGGACCAGCCCCAAACACCCAAGCGCCTCAGCGCCTCAGCCTTAGGTCCGGAGATAGCCGAATAATTCCGATTATGGCTATGCCAGAGGCGAGAGCTTCCGAACAGATTCGATTCACAGCCTCGGTAAGACGAAGAGAACCGAGCTCTGAAAGCAGGATGAGGGAGGGGGAGCGGCTGGGAGGATGGCAAAAACCAATTGGTGCCGATGTGGAGACGGAAACACCCGAGCACTTCCGGAGGAACCCGGGGAGTTCTGAGTGGTAATCGAGGGGTTGACTATAGAAGTGGGCGGGGCCAACTACGCACGTTCGAAGGGCGTTGGCGGAAATTACCGAAGATGCCCGAAGCCGTCGGGACGGACCCGAGTACCTCACGCAAGATGGCGGAGCTGGAGGAGGTGACTCTGGACGGGAAGCCTCTTCAGGCGCTGCGGGTGACCGACCTGAAGGCCGCACTGGAGCAGCGAGGCCTAGCCAAGAGCGGGCAGAAGAGTGCCCTGGTCAAGCGGCTCAAAGGGGTGAGGAGACGGCGTTGCCGGGGTGTCGGAGGGGAGCGGACCCGGTAGAGCCGAGTCTCTGCCGCGGCGCAGGCGCAGTGTCCGGGCTCGGCGCGAGCTCGCTCAGGCCGCCAGTGCGAGCCTCCGGATCCGCGCGCACGGTGGTTGGCGAGGCTCGCGCTGGAGTAGAAATAGCGCCGGTTCCCGCCTTAACGGTAGCGGCGCGAGCCCAAAATGGGAGGGTGCGCGCTACTCTCCCGGAGTGTCTTaagctccttcctccttcccccaccccctccttgttTGTGTCTGTGGTTTCGGCGCATGCGCTGCAGAAGGAGTTAAATCCCACTACAACCACTGGCGTTGCTGGCCTGAGGGGGGCGAGTTGGGCTGGGTCGGAGTTAGGGGTATAGTTGGGCGGAGAGGTTGATGGGGTTGGTATCGGTATCCGAAAGAATAGAATCGGGGTAGGACAAAAATGTCTGCTTGACTAGAGTAGGAGGTGAGATAAAGAGAAA from the Hippopotamus amphibius kiboko isolate mHipAmp2 chromosome 2, mHipAmp2.hap2, whole genome shotgun sequence genome contains:
- the CIROP gene encoding LOW QUALITY PROTEIN: ciliated left-right organizer metallopeptidase (The sequence of the model RefSeq protein was modified relative to this genomic sequence to represent the inferred CDS: inserted 6 bases in 5 codons; deleted 1 base in 1 codon; substituted 10 bases at 10 genomic stop codons), with the translated sequence MLLLLLWGAATSRCLXDETQTSXSLLRPAFSQPPPDCHSSSLTLPGSQHPXPLRIQTRHIGDPVSXGAWDSEGDGVRGXSQALAAGREAVQWLQGVLAIPLRQGPLPLSRNHARYCHAVWGDPDTPHYHRCSLLKPEYQGESCLGGKMSHFTPCHISDAHLCGYALWPEKELPPPIQPDGPGVQNTDFFLYVWVAHTSKCHQEPSPLLSAPTLSWPIRSPRCLLHSEDRPLAGTIVYCAQHLTSPSLGHSDVVLATLHERLHALGFSGQLFKKWRDCPSGFCTQKGLSTKQQVTRXDAWGQLLLTTXLAKQFGLLWVSLGAPLEEELPRGPLSLRWEAXLLQGCIMTATYNGAQHTRLDPITLTAFKVSAWYHVNHSTAEELLWGQGSSIFQAGSGLEFGLVTTCGNGTSDFFCTGSELGCHYLYLDKGSCSSDLMLEGCRRYRPLANGTECWXEENGFPSGAENPHGEIYHQQSCCFLANLTSQLLPGDKIRHPSQIPHLKEATXPGHCYLHKCTERGVYKVQVEGSPWVPRLPGKAIQIPGNNGHLFCPQGQXCXTNEGTDAISITHLPVSLSTQDLLFQLSLRLAAPPDHSLEKEXHEDLPEAVLQALVSPGGSKCPFGCYFHSLLISTSLVFTVYMWKSPGCQGPPVGMLHRALTLTLQKKPRSMFLGIIPGQRLPLHSXVSSYSDHNPSMTHLGLSMGLCLAWLILVSVLGTVAXQTSYKVGPSAPDHSPDLQGATGGPVGGIRQM
- the C2H14orf119 gene encoding uncharacterized protein C14orf119 homolog gives rise to the protein MPLESSSSSMPLSFPSPLPSVPDSISDSSPPPMSYITSQEMKCILHWFASWSGPQRERFLQDLVAKAVPGKLQPLLESLEQLSVSGAHRPPCIFECQLRLWDQWFRGWAEQERNEFVRQLEVSEPDFVARFYQAVAATAGKD